A single genomic interval of Sphingobium sp. EM0848 harbors:
- a CDS encoding CoA transferase subunit A codes for MANKIYPNAASALEGLLFDGMHLCAGGFGLCGIPERLIDAIRDSGVRDLTIASNNAGIDGEGLGKLLRTRQVKKMISSYVGENKEFERQYLAGELEVEFCPQGTLAERCRAGGAGIPGFYTRTGVGTAVAEGKEVKTFDGQDYILERGIFADVAIVKGWKADESGNLIFRKTARNFNAPMATAAKICVAEVEEVVPVGSLDPDTIHLPGIYVKRMIIGSPYDKKIEFRTVRQRETA; via the coding sequence ATGGCGAACAAAATTTATCCGAATGCTGCATCCGCGTTGGAGGGTCTTCTCTTCGACGGGATGCATCTGTGCGCGGGCGGTTTTGGGCTGTGCGGCATTCCGGAGCGGCTGATCGACGCGATCCGGGATTCGGGCGTCAGGGACCTGACCATCGCCTCCAACAATGCCGGGATCGATGGCGAGGGGTTGGGCAAGCTGCTGCGCACGCGGCAGGTGAAGAAGATGATCTCCTCCTATGTCGGGGAGAATAAGGAATTCGAGCGGCAATATCTGGCGGGAGAGCTGGAGGTCGAATTCTGCCCGCAGGGCACGCTGGCGGAACGCTGCCGCGCCGGCGGCGCGGGGATTCCGGGCTTCTACACCAGGACGGGCGTGGGCACCGCCGTGGCCGAGGGCAAGGAAGTCAAGACTTTCGACGGGCAGGATTATATCCTGGAACGCGGGATTTTCGCGGACGTGGCGATCGTCAAGGGCTGGAAGGCCGATGAGAGCGGCAATCTGATCTTCCGCAAGACGGCGCGCAACTTCAATGCGCCGATGGCGACGGCGGCCAAGATCTGCGTCGCGGAGGTCGAGGAAGTGGTGCCGGTCGGCAGCCTCGATCCCGACACGATCCATCTGCCCGGCATCTATGTGAAGCGCATGATCATAGGCAGCCCCTATGACAAGAAGATCGAATTCCGCACCGTTCGCCAGAGGGAGACTGCATAA
- a CDS encoding TetR/AcrR family transcriptional regulator, with the protein MTKPATSPGSNDEGSSRRRQILDIAAQLFARKGYRGTSMRDIGEQAGVLGGSLYHHIKSKDALFVELHNAALDGAADRIRDAVERKDDPWGRLEAACAALLDIQLAPDSLTTPMMNDFREVPEQVRAQLIARRDRFEEQFRSLVAELPLPQQIDRSVYRNLLLSQLNSAADWYREGGLPPAGIAAQIVAIFRHE; encoded by the coding sequence ATGACGAAGCCAGCCACATCTCCCGGTTCGAATGACGAGGGGTCGAGCCGCCGCCGCCAGATATTGGACATCGCGGCGCAACTCTTCGCCCGGAAAGGCTATCGCGGCACGTCGATGCGTGACATTGGCGAGCAGGCGGGCGTGCTGGGCGGTTCGCTTTACCATCATATCAAGTCAAAGGATGCGCTGTTCGTAGAACTGCATAATGCGGCGCTTGACGGCGCGGCGGACCGGATACGGGATGCCGTTGAACGGAAGGACGATCCCTGGGGCAGGCTGGAGGCGGCCTGCGCGGCCCTGCTGGACATTCAACTGGCGCCCGATTCCCTGACGACCCCCATGATGAACGACTTTCGCGAAGTGCCCGAGCAGGTTCGCGCGCAATTGATCGCACGGCGCGATCGGTTCGAGGAGCAGTTTCGTTCGCTGGTGGCGGAATTGCCGCTGCCTCAGCAGATCGACCGATCCGTCTATCGCAACCTGCTGTTGTCCCAGCTGAATTCGGCGGCGGACTGGTATCGCGAAGGCGGCCTGCCGCCAGCGGGGATCGCCGCGCAGATCGTCGCCATCTTCCGGCACGAATAG
- a CDS encoding glycerophosphodiester phosphodiesterase family protein: MKIPSLTSSVRILLATCAMVAATAAPGAAQHRPLVVAHRGGALLMPENTLPAFDNAVRLDVDMLEFDMVMTVDDQLVIQHDPTVNATFCSAPSDSGLAPGPIRAMKLADVLKFDCGSRHRAIYPTQKAVPGTKMPTLDAFLARYKNTKPLFFGETKMPGPQDGDVDPTAFARLVDTAVRKYRLEDRFILQSFDWRTIDAMHAINPRIQTCLLGVWREKTDYLELARQHHAMCMLLRLQDADAAEVGRLRAAGVKVFSDVDDTAAGWRAYLARGDDALFTNDPLGLIAFLKQEQTAH; the protein is encoded by the coding sequence ATGAAAATCCCTTCTCTGACCTCATCTGTCCGCATCCTGCTGGCCACCTGCGCCATGGTGGCCGCCACCGCAGCACCGGGAGCGGCGCAGCACAGGCCGCTCGTCGTCGCTCATCGCGGCGGTGCGCTGCTGATGCCGGAAAACACCCTGCCGGCCTTCGACAATGCGGTCCGACTGGACGTCGACATGCTCGAATTCGACATGGTCATGACCGTTGACGACCAGTTGGTGATCCAGCATGACCCGACGGTCAACGCAACCTTCTGCAGCGCGCCATCCGATTCCGGCCTTGCGCCCGGCCCGATCCGCGCAATGAAGCTTGCCGATGTACTGAAATTCGATTGCGGCTCGCGGCATCGGGCCATCTATCCCACCCAGAAAGCGGTGCCGGGCACGAAGATGCCGACGCTGGACGCCTTTCTGGCGCGCTACAAAAATACAAAGCCGCTCTTCTTCGGCGAAACCAAGATGCCGGGACCGCAGGATGGCGATGTCGACCCGACGGCGTTCGCCCGGCTGGTCGACACGGCCGTGCGCAAATATAGGCTGGAGGACCGTTTCATCCTTCAGTCGTTCGACTGGCGCACCATCGACGCCATGCACGCGATCAATCCCCGCATCCAGACCTGCCTGCTGGGCGTATGGCGCGAAAAGACGGATTATCTGGAACTCGCCCGACAACATCATGCCATGTGCATGCTGCTGAGATTACAGGATGCCGACGCGGCCGAGGTCGGACGGCTGCGCGCCGCAGGGGTGAAGGTCTTTTCCGATGTCGACGATACAGCGGCGGGCTGGCGGGCCTATCTTGCCCGTGGGGACGACGCGCTGTTCACCAACGATCCGCTGGGACTGATCGCGTTCCTGAAGCAGGAACAGACCGCGCACTGA
- a CDS encoding alkaline phosphatase → MFTVNRRQLIQAGAGLALITGVSHSPLFAAPLGANPFTLGVAAGDPWPDGFVIWTRLAPRPLDEHGGMPAVHVPVRWEVAEDQGFTRVVRKGEAVAMPELAHSVHVEVDGLRPHRPYWYRFAVAGSDSSPVGMARTAPAADAVVDRLRIGVAGCQHYEMGFYDAWRHLAAEPDLDLIFHYGDYIYEGGATPLGPRDKGWTAVRQHVGNEIYSIDDYRRRHAQYRSDPNLQAAHAACAFAASFDDHEVDNNWASDFDQDGTDPAIFALRRFIALQAWYEHMPVRKAQFPTPAGLTAYRRLDYGRLMRMHVLDTRSYRSDQPCGDDSVKNPCPPAARMQPDMLGKAQENWLDEGLGNGATWNLLAQQIMVMPIDLRSADAREPLYATDLWDGYRPARARLIDSSRKHRLTNVVIASGDHHKHVAGTVPARDDDLDGEKIAVEFLATSITSGGNGDGVAGLEHIVRNNPQIDLYTDQRGYQLFDITPKLWRTDVKVMDRVESPGGSLKTLASYAVTPDRSKLHRS, encoded by the coding sequence ATGTTCACCGTAAATCGTCGCCAACTCATCCAGGCTGGCGCAGGCCTTGCCCTGATCACCGGGGTTTCGCATTCACCCCTGTTCGCCGCGCCGCTCGGCGCCAACCCCTTTACGCTGGGTGTCGCGGCGGGCGACCCATGGCCCGACGGCTTCGTCATCTGGACCCGGCTGGCGCCTCGTCCACTGGACGAGCATGGCGGCATGCCCGCCGTTCATGTGCCCGTCCGGTGGGAAGTCGCTGAGGATCAGGGCTTTACGCGCGTGGTTCGCAAGGGCGAGGCCGTGGCCATGCCGGAGCTCGCGCATTCGGTCCATGTCGAAGTCGACGGGCTGCGACCGCATCGTCCCTATTGGTATCGGTTCGCCGTCGCAGGTTCGGACAGCAGCCCGGTGGGCATGGCACGAACCGCACCGGCGGCGGACGCAGTGGTCGATCGGCTGCGGATCGGGGTCGCGGGCTGCCAACATTATGAAATGGGCTTCTACGATGCCTGGCGTCATCTCGCCGCCGAACCTGATCTCGATCTGATCTTCCACTATGGCGACTATATCTATGAAGGCGGCGCGACGCCGCTCGGCCCACGGGACAAAGGCTGGACCGCAGTGCGCCAGCATGTCGGCAATGAGATCTACAGCATCGATGATTATCGTCGGCGCCACGCCCAATATCGGAGCGATCCGAATTTGCAGGCGGCCCACGCAGCCTGCGCTTTTGCCGCCTCGTTCGACGATCATGAGGTCGACAATAATTGGGCGAGCGACTTCGACCAGGACGGCACCGATCCGGCGATCTTCGCCTTGCGCCGTTTCATCGCGCTTCAGGCCTGGTATGAACATATGCCCGTCCGCAAGGCGCAGTTCCCGACGCCCGCCGGGCTGACGGCCTATCGCCGCCTCGACTATGGACGGCTGATGCGGATGCATGTGCTGGACACGCGTTCCTATCGGTCGGACCAGCCCTGCGGCGACGATTCCGTGAAGAACCCCTGTCCGCCTGCGGCCCGCATGCAGCCGGACATGCTGGGCAAGGCGCAGGAAAACTGGCTGGACGAAGGGCTGGGCAATGGCGCTACATGGAATCTGCTGGCGCAGCAGATCATGGTCATGCCCATCGACCTGCGTTCCGCAGACGCGCGGGAACCGCTCTATGCCACCGATCTGTGGGATGGATATCGTCCGGCCCGCGCCCGATTGATCGACTCCAGCCGCAAGCATCGGCTGACAAATGTGGTCATTGCGTCCGGCGACCACCATAAGCATGTGGCCGGCACCGTACCGGCCCGCGACGACGATCTGGATGGCGAGAAAATCGCCGTCGAATTCCTGGCTACCTCCATCACGTCGGGGGGCAATGGGGACGGCGTCGCCGGGTTGGAGCATATCGTGCGCAACAATCCCCAGATCGACCTCTATACCGATCAGCGGGGATATCAGCTCTTCGACATCACGCCGAAACTGTGGAGGACAGACGTCAAGGTCATGGATCGGGTCGAAAGCCCCGGCGGCAGCCTCAAGACATTGGCGAGCTATGCCGTCACGCCGGATCGATCCAAACTTCATCGCTCCTGA
- a CDS encoding LysR family transcriptional regulator produces MAINRIGLYHLETLLWIDRLGTFAAAADRLNTTQPAISARVRELEAHLGASLFRREGRTMSLTPAGRQLVRDCGPLWGDLQAVLMRCGGFGEASGVIRIGTGEIVAASCLPAFLSDLKKAMPFVSLEIEIDLTANLIQQLLTGRTDMAFAAGPIAHPALISRPIGSVDLVWLASPDVADAFCAGKSDRIVPVWSLASHSPIHGRMREAIAASQIAYGLLNLCNNARIMIDIARKGGGIGIFPESMAREEMASGALVELEGMPALAPVEFHVARRASDHEPVTHAIFDRASALSLA; encoded by the coding sequence ATGGCTATCAATCGCATTGGACTTTACCATCTTGAGACGCTGCTCTGGATCGACCGGCTGGGCACGTTTGCCGCCGCCGCCGACCGGCTGAACACGACCCAGCCCGCCATTTCGGCGCGGGTGCGGGAACTGGAGGCGCATCTGGGCGCCAGCCTGTTCCGCCGCGAAGGCCGCACCATGTCGCTCACCCCGGCGGGGCGGCAGTTGGTGCGCGATTGCGGGCCGCTCTGGGGCGATCTTCAGGCCGTGCTCATGCGCTGCGGCGGCTTTGGCGAGGCGAGCGGCGTCATCCGCATCGGCACGGGTGAAATCGTCGCGGCAAGCTGCCTTCCCGCCTTCCTCTCCGATCTCAAAAAAGCCATGCCGTTCGTCAGCCTGGAAATCGAGATCGACCTGACCGCCAATCTGATCCAGCAACTGCTCACCGGACGCACCGACATGGCCTTTGCCGCTGGACCCATTGCGCATCCGGCGCTGATCTCCCGCCCAATCGGTTCGGTGGATCTGGTCTGGCTCGCCAGCCCGGATGTGGCGGATGCCTTTTGCGCGGGGAAATCGGATCGCATCGTCCCGGTCTGGTCGCTTGCCAGCCATTCTCCGATCCATGGGCGCATGCGCGAAGCCATTGCCGCTTCGCAGATTGCGTACGGCTTGCTCAACCTTTGCAACAATGCCCGGATCATGATCGACATTGCCAGGAAGGGGGGCGGGATCGGCATTTTTCCTGAATCCATGGCGCGGGAGGAAATGGCTAGCGGCGCCCTGGTCGAGCTGGAGGGGATGCCCGCGCTGGCCCCGGTCGAATTTCATGTGGCGAGGCGGGCATCCGACCATGAGCCTGTGACCCATGCCATATTCGACCGCGCCAGCGCGTTAAGCCTGGCCTGA